The following DNA comes from Henckelia pumila isolate YLH828 unplaced genomic scaffold, ASM3356847v2 CTG_461:::fragment_3, whole genome shotgun sequence.
attttctcaatttgttgagaaaaatagtttttcataaaacaatcactagttggtttttgtaaactgattttatttttctagtgattatttcgccatgaggcatCGCGCAAGTACTTGatacttgtgcataattatcTGTGTTATTGTTTACTTTTGTTATTAGTTAAATAATCTGCTGCACAGTGTTatcgtgaagtgttgacaacactaacAGATAACACTCACTCAAAAAGTTTTTtggtatttctgtgattttAGACTGTCCAAACCTAACATTTACCATGATCGAGGTTATTACTTTCAACAAATGTGATTATTCGTTTGTACTTTGtacttataaataaatttttgtttGCGAACTCAAGAAGTCAATGTGTTAAACTCTGAGAAAATACTAAGGCTCCGTTTGATAGCATTATTATTAATCAATATATAGTTTATCTTATCTAATCACGCGTTCTTTTCGCACTATTATTTATccttatattaattatttattttacatcaatcaaatcattaaaaatttatcttacatcaatcaaatcatcgaatttaaattactatattaccccttataaataatattatttatattttatttattattaaaaggacaaaatgataattttatatttttatataaattttaaccaatcaaatcaaataaactataatctatcaatcaaatcaattacTATAtttactatcattttttatttattttttattacattacattacttatttatatattatttattctaTCCTGCATACCAAACTGATCCTAACATTCTAAGTGGTACCCGACTtattaattatctcaaaaatgaTTCCCCACATCCTATTATACCCGATGAGAGCGTGCCATAAGGAATTCAATTCCTCCACCAATtctgattgatttattttattccgtccccaaaatattaaaatttcgtTTACATGTGTactttaaaaatgtttttaattttttataagtgaaaaaacttaaagtatatacttgaataaaatttttgtaaaatatttttaaaaaagtgtttaccaagtatagtttttaaagaacactttaGATGTGTTTTAGAATGAAACTATGAAAAACAAAGATGAACAACAttacttttgaaatgttaaaatgtttttatagaatagttatccaaacacatatttattcttaaaacagctttaaaacattttataaaaacttttaaaaaaacattttttaaaaaatattttataattacatGTCTAAACAGAACAACTAAGAAACGAACCCAAGAAtctaaaaatgaaaatttaatcCTATAGTCAATGGTCTCGACCGAGCGTTTATAAATAGAAGTAAGCAAAATTTTGGTTTAATCGAAGGAATTGAATTATTTTCGGTTTGGttaatttggaattttttattttaataaaatatcgaTTAAATCGATTCGTTTTTCGTTTTCGAATTGGTTCAgccttttattttaaaaaatttaaatggtTTGGGTCTTGTCTTTAAATTTTGGAACCACCCAAatttaattagaaaaaaaatcataaatttcatCAATATGTTCTTTCGTCCCAAAAAATAGTATACATTATGTAAAGAAATCTtgaaatcctaaataatttaaagttCTTTTTTATCAGTTCAGTTTCACCTTGGTtaggaaaaaaaatttggtCGGTTATGTTTTAATCGATTGCTCACcgctctaaaaaaaaaatttcttgattcATGTTCATACGAAGTAGTCTAATACTTATATCGGTAATTTATGCTCTAATTTCTGTCATTTATCTTCGCTTCTACCGGTTGTCCATTTGTCCGCAATCATTGTTCTATCATTtttcttctttatttatttatttttgaatttaacaattatttaattgttttttctttaACGAGATAACCTTGatccgaatttaattttttaactgTTTTCTTTAGTAAAAAACAGCTTTGTCGATTTTAGATCTGTCGATTCTTATTTTTTTGCACATGAGATGTTCATGATTGCGTACAAAAAATTGAGCCATTGGATCCTTACTCAGACACTGTCCAAATGAAATAGCATTGACGAATTCGTAAAATACATACTTCAAATCTTGTTCTTGGTAAAAATATGCTTTCAAAACTTCAAGGCAACCGCAACTGCAGCACTATATTGTACGTATGTCAAGGCTCCTTTAATAGTCCAACTAGCGAATTTGGTTGCAACAGTTCCAATAATTgaaaaaaacatatttattGAGTGGGTTTATTGTAAATGTATCGACAACGTACAATACATATATCACGGTCACTAATATTGagattttctttattttcatggaCATTGACATTTTATACTATATCGAGAGAAATATTGTCTCATATTTTCTCATGAATTTTGGGTGAACATcttgttaaaaataattaaaaaaaaataatgttaaGTAAAATGTTTGTGTAAATATCTtgaacaaaaatataaaaacttaaatatcttgaacaaaaacataaaaaataaaaataaaaattatcagaCAACCACGTTGTTCAgctcagatatgttttgtttatCTTGTTAAATTTGACAACTTTTAGCATGTGCAGACTTTCCTTAAAATGAATACATTTATTTAATACAACGAaatctctttttattttattattaattgagaacAATAAATATCACGAAATGATTCATTCATCTAAATTAATTAgtgttaattattttactaCTCCAAATCACCGATAAAGCAAAAAAGTTAGGAGTTTCCATAAAAGTTTGCTTTAAAAATTTGAAACCAAACTGTCGAGTTCGAATTcgatataattataaatatatatgaattatCGGATTCGATTTCGGAGTTAATTATTAAAGTGAAGATTAGATTCATGAACTTGCATTTCAACTCCATATTTCACTACTATATATAGGAAGTGATGGTGATTTGCCTTTAATAAGAAAATCCCTTAGATTAGTAAGCTCATTAATTTGAACATTCAAATAGAATCGTAGAAGTAAATagctaattaattaaatgactgccaaaaaaattattacaccGTTATACTTAGGATTTGCTTCTGGTATGAGAATTATTTCAGAAGATTTATGTATAATAACAGAAGCCGCAGTCATTTAATATCTTAATCCTAGGTGTATTTTGTCTCCTTTGTTCCATGTACACAGTAATGATGTTTTGGATCTACCTTATCTATGTTATATTATACTAataacataaaatcttatttttccTCTATTCATAAatcttttattatatatgtataatttttttaaaaaatgaaacaaaactTGAACCATAACTCTCTCTATATATGTTAAAAAATTGCGAATTCGTTCATTTGGCTAACTATTCCAGAAATTACCGATTGAAATTAATTACCAAGATTTACCTACCACTATAGGTAATTCTGGAAATAAATCATAAACTTCACTCAGATACAAAATAGATCGgacacataaaataaaaaaaataaataacagttAACTTGAAATATACTTTTCAAACTGCAACTCAAGTTTCTAATAATAAATGCCAAAATAAATAGGTTTGTTAACATAAAGCACTTTGATATTTTCTAAAATTGGCCCCCAcggaaaatattaaaaaatcaaCAAGATTTATAAGTTTGTCCCCTGAATTTCGTccaatttcatttttctcatacTTCTAATTTTTGGCAAATTTAGTGGCTACCGACCACAAGCAGCGAGAAAAAAAATAGTTTGattaaaaacaaagaaaaataaagagtttGAAAGTCAAACCCAACAATTTAGTAAATGTCACTAGTGAtagtaataaataattataaatgcATATTATTACACCACTCgacatattaatattttatttcttagaTAGCCTTTTTATTTTGTCCcctcaaataattatttatatatatagtaaatgATTCAGTGAATATTTTTTTagcaataaataatattttttagtgaCAAAGCTTGTGAAATTAGCTAATTCTACATTTAATATTTACTTGAATTAACATAATTGAGATTTTATGGTGATTTAATCGAAATATTTAGTCAAATTAAACACAACTGCCCTGAAGTAAAATTGATAAGAGAAAggattatataatataaagatAAATGAACGTAATTAACAATAAGGTTAGACGGAGGTTGATAATAATTTAAGAGAATaaaatgaaattaattaatatagagTATgcagtaataataataaataataaagtgAATAAATGGCGCGGCGGAATTTAGTCGTTCCGATAGGATCGGCGTCGTGTTCGTGGAAGCCGCCGTAGCTTTCCTTTTCCCATTTCCTTTCCCTTGTGTGGACTCCCACGCTCTTCAACTCAGCAGCCTCAATTTTTGGCCACTTGCTTAAATTCACTTCACATTCACTCCAAATTAAGTCCCCCAAATTTCACGTATACGGAATACGTATTGTGTCTCTTCTTTTCTCGTCTCCTCCGCCCCTATTTTCCTCCACCATTTTTCTCTGAGAGAAGCCAAAGCTTTTCCTACTCTGAGTGGAGAATTCGACTGTTTTTTGTTCGTTTGGGTGGGCAATCATTCGATTCATGGAGTGATTGATTTTAGCCTGCcacccttttttttttcaagattaACGGAGATGAGTCTGTGGGCTAACACTaatacatccgcaaattctGCGGCGGTGGGAGGTGGCGGTGATATCTCGGCGATGGATGGGATCATGTCTTCCACTTCTGATCTGTCTTCCTTTTGGCCGTCTACGTATGCACCTCCTGCTCCAAATCCTCTCCCTTCTGTGGACCAATCCAAACCCACGTCCGTCGCGCAGTTTTTCAACCAGGAGACGCTGCAGCAGCGTCTCCTGGCCTTGATTGAAGGCTCCCACGAGAGCTGGACTTATGCCATATTCTGGCAGTCTTCCGCTGCTGAATATGGCGGCTCGTCTGTTCTGGGTTGGGGGGACGGGTATTACAAGAACGAAGAGAACAAGACGAAGCGCAAAACGGCGTCGTCACCTTCGGAGCAGGAGCACCGGAAGAGGGTTCTCAGGGAGCTGAATTCTCTGGTTTCGGGATCTCAGGATTTGGGAGATAACACCATTGATGAAGAGGTTACTGATACTGAATGGTTTTTCCTGATTTCTATGACTCAATGCTTTGTCGACGAGTCCGGGCTTCCGGGCCAAGCTTTTTTCAGCTCGAACCCGGTCTGGGTGATTGGCGGAGAGAGGCTCGCCGCATCTCACTGTGAGCGGGCCCGACAGGCGCAGAGCTTCGGGCTTCAAACCCTTGTCTGCATTCCACTGGCAACGGGCGTTGTTGAGCTTGGCTCCGGTGAACTGATTTTTCAGAGTTCAGATCTCATGAACAAGGTtagatttttgtttaatttcaaTGGAGGGGATATGGTTTCGGGCTCAGGATCTGGCTCTTGGGCCTTGGCTGAGAATGATCCATCATCCCTATGGTTGATCGACCCTACGTCGTCTGTGGTGGATATAAAGGATTCATTCAATGATAATACTAGCAAGCAATTTGGTTTTACTCCTGAAAAACCAAGTTCCAGTACTGTAACCGAAACTCCACAGCAACAAACACCGGCGTTTCTTGCTAAAGAAATGAACTTTTCGGAATCCGGGCTTAATGCAAGTAGAAACATGAGGAATGGGGAGATACTCAGTTTTGGGGAGAGTGCTAAGAAGAGCATTTGTAGCAGGAATGAGAATTTGTTTGGAGTTCAAGAAGAGAACAATAAAACGAGTATTAAGAACAA
Coding sequences within:
- the LOC140871378 gene encoding transcription factor MYC2-like — translated: MSLWANTNTSANSAAVGGGGDISAMDGIMSSTSDLSSFWPSTYAPPAPNPLPSVDQSKPTSVAQFFNQETLQQRLLALIEGSHESWTYAIFWQSSAAEYGGSSVLGWGDGYYKNEENKTKRKTASSPSEQEHRKRVLRELNSLVSGSQDLGDNTIDEEVTDTEWFFLISMTQCFVDESGLPGQAFFSSNPVWVIGGERLAASHCERARQAQSFGLQTLVCIPLATGVVELGSGELIFQSSDLMNKVRFLFNFNGGDMVSGSGSGSWALAENDPSSLWLIDPTSSVVDIKDSFNDNTSKQFGFTPEKPSSSTVTETPQQQTPAFLAKEMNFSESGLNASRNMRNGEILSFGESAKKSICSRNENLFGVQEENNKTSIKNKNKSPASRGSNEEGVLSFTSGAILHSSGVVKIENGGGVESEHSDLEVSLVKEADSCKTVDLEKKPRKRGRKPANGREEPLNHVEAERQRREKLNQKFYALRAVVPNVSKMDKASLLGDAISYINDLKSMLQGVESEKDDLRSQLESMKRELATKGLATPTPKCEPKISSNGGVNTTIDMDVEVKIIGWDAMIRVQGSKKNHPAARLMMALKELDLDVHHASVSVVKDLMIQQATVRMEGPFFTQDQLKKALIAKIAAS